In one Halorubrum sp. CBA1229 genomic region, the following are encoded:
- the moeB gene encoding molybdopterin-synthase adenylyltransferase MoeB: MSLSLDADQLDRYSRHVIMDEVGPEGQKRLLDGRALVVGAGGLGAPVIQYLAAAGVGTLGIVDDDVVERSNLQRQVIHGDADVGEPKVESAARYVDRLNPDTDVEAHETRLDEGNVRDLLADYDVVVDCADNFRTRYVVNDAARIEGLPVVHGAIYKFEGQATTLVPDGPCYRCLFPEAPEPGTVPDCAATGVLGVLPGTVGCIQATEAIKLLLDAGETLDGRLLFYDAMDLTFETVPYRRNPDCPVCGDDGIETIDGIDYSGGCRVNAD; this comes from the coding sequence ATGAGTCTCTCGCTCGACGCCGACCAGCTCGACCGGTACTCCAGGCACGTGATCATGGACGAGGTCGGCCCGGAGGGGCAGAAGCGCCTCCTCGACGGCCGCGCCCTCGTGGTCGGGGCGGGCGGGCTCGGCGCCCCGGTCATCCAGTACCTCGCGGCCGCGGGGGTCGGGACGCTCGGGATCGTCGACGACGACGTCGTCGAGCGCTCGAACCTCCAGCGGCAGGTGATCCACGGCGACGCCGACGTTGGCGAGCCGAAGGTCGAGTCCGCGGCGCGGTACGTCGACCGGCTCAATCCCGACACCGACGTGGAGGCCCACGAGACCCGGCTCGACGAGGGGAACGTCCGCGACCTGCTGGCCGACTACGACGTGGTCGTCGACTGCGCGGACAACTTCCGGACGCGGTACGTCGTCAACGACGCGGCCCGGATCGAGGGCCTCCCGGTCGTGCACGGCGCGATTTACAAGTTCGAGGGGCAGGCGACGACGCTCGTCCCGGACGGCCCCTGTTACCGATGTCTGTTCCCGGAGGCGCCCGAGCCCGGGACGGTGCCCGACTGCGCGGCGACGGGCGTGCTCGGCGTGCTTCCCGGCACAGTGGGCTGTATCCAAGCCACCGAGGCGATCAAGCTCCTGCTCGACGCCGGGGAGACGCTGGACGGCCGGCTCCTGTTTTACGACGCGATGGACCTGACGTTCGAGACGGTCCCCTACCGCCGGAATCCGGACTGCCCGGTGTGCGGCGACGACGGCATCGAGACGATCGACGGGATCGACTACTCTGGCGGCTGTCGGGTGAACGCGGACTAG